Proteins encoded by one window of Candidatus Nezhaarchaeota archaeon:
- a CDS encoding Clp1/GlmU family protein, producing the protein MAHVGRVESFTGYFIAEGPLRIKLTDGSLEVSGKSLKVGEEVVIPAAKATLMESPHGARVEVRGGGSLTKLEQSTIPKEWLSFMDVALKGRRLVIALGHVDSGKTFFITYTANKLFARGLRVSVVDCDVGQSNIGPPTTIGLGVLDRQVPFLDELHPTSAYFVGSTSPAGHLLPMVVGSSKLINEAKRVSDVVLVDTPGMVYGGPARAYQLHLVESISPDVIVALQRSDELKHLTNQFKALGYEVVELPASPWVRQRDREDRRMLRERAFYNYFTRMGVVKHVIDLDKVAIIGSLLGSGHEAPQDVVQALELLANCKVEYCELSQDSVVVILSERPREKEAYVRIKSAFDDKIVRVVTKGFERGLVVGLMGDRGVFLDIGVLKELDIKGKRATIATSLRCVDGVRAIKLGCIRLDDEYREVERLEPGYI; encoded by the coding sequence ATGGCCCACGTGGGGAGGGTCGAGAGCTTCACTGGCTACTTCATCGCTGAGGGGCCCTTGAGGATTAAGCTGACCGATGGATCCCTAGAGGTCTCCGGCAAGAGCCTTAAGGTTGGCGAGGAGGTCGTCATACCGGCAGCCAAGGCCACGCTGATGGAGTCCCCTCATGGAGCTAGGGTGGAGGTTAGGGGTGGTGGCTCCTTAACCAAGCTTGAGCAGTCAACGATACCTAAGGAGTGGCTGAGCTTCATGGACGTGGCCCTTAAGGGTCGTCGACTCGTCATAGCCTTGGGTCACGTGGACTCGGGCAAGACGTTCTTCATCACCTACACGGCCAACAAGCTCTTTGCTCGAGGTCTCAGGGTCTCGGTGGTCGACTGCGATGTGGGTCAATCGAACATAGGCCCGCCGACGACGATAGGCCTAGGAGTCCTTGATAGGCAGGTGCCCTTCCTCGACGAGCTCCACCCAACATCTGCGTACTTCGTTGGCTCCACTTCTCCTGCAGGCCACCTGCTCCCAATGGTAGTCGGCTCCTCAAAGCTGATAAACGAGGCCAAGAGGGTCAGCGACGTCGTGCTGGTGGACACTCCTGGCATGGTCTATGGTGGCCCAGCTAGAGCCTACCAGCTCCACCTAGTCGAGTCGATTAGCCCAGACGTGATAGTTGCCCTTCAGAGGAGTGATGAGCTCAAGCACCTAACTAATCAGTTTAAAGCTCTTGGTTACGAGGTTGTGGAGCTGCCAGCGTCACCTTGGGTTAGGCAGCGCGATCGTGAGGATCGCAGGATGCTTCGAGAGAGGGCCTTCTACAACTACTTCACCAGGATGGGCGTCGTCAAGCACGTAATCGACCTCGATAAGGTGGCAATAATTGGTTCGCTGCTAGGTAGTGGCCATGAAGCCCCTCAAGACGTGGTTCAAGCGCTAGAGCTATTGGCCAATTGCAAGGTTGAGTACTGTGAGCTGTCTCAAGACTCCGTCGTAGTCATATTGTCTGAGAGGCCTAGGGAGAAGGAGGCTTACGTGAGGATCAAGAGCGCGTTCGACGATAAGATTGTTAGAGTGGTTACGAAGGGCTTCGAGAGGGGCTTGGTGGTTGGGCTAATGGGGGACAGGGGGGTCTTCCTGGATATAGGCGTCTTGAAGGAGCTCGACATCAAGGGCAAGAGGGCGACCATAGCGACCTCATTGAGGTGCGTCGACGGGGTCAGGGCGATTAAGCTCGGCTGCATAAGGCTAGATGATGAGTACCGTGAGGTTGAAAGGTTGGAGCCAGGCTACATCTAG
- a CDS encoding DUF6125 family protein, whose amino-acid sequence MAKQGVELSRLPSDILINLLREVAFHVRRVDGYWFLAVESKFGVEVATDIDAEVWGRLGRKEAEMVKRVFNVSGQDLSSLALVLRTIYSIFPWVESEIVVETDKELVFAVSHCHPQEARIRMGLPIFPCKRVDLAYFTNLAKAVNPKVRVECLFAPPDERRSNAWCSWRFTLED is encoded by the coding sequence ATGGCCAAGCAAGGTGTTGAGCTCTCGAGGCTCCCAAGCGACATCCTAATCAACCTATTGAGGGAAGTAGCGTTTCACGTGCGCAGAGTTGATGGTTACTGGTTCTTGGCCGTTGAGAGCAAGTTTGGGGTCGAAGTGGCGACGGATATCGATGCAGAAGTGTGGGGGAGGTTGGGTAGGAAGGAGGCTGAGATGGTGAAGAGGGTCTTCAACGTGAGTGGCCAGGACTTGTCGAGCTTGGCTCTAGTCTTAAGGACCATTTACTCGATCTTCCCCTGGGTTGAGAGCGAGATCGTAGTTGAGACGGACAAGGAGCTAGTGTTCGCAGTATCGCACTGCCACCCACAGGAAGCTCGCATTAGGATGGGCTTGCCAATATTTCCTTGCAAGAGGGTCGACTTGGCCTACTTCACTAACCTGGCTAAGGCTGTGAACCCCAAGGTGAGGGTTGAGTGCTTGTTCGCACCACCAGATGAGAGGAGGAGCAATGCTTGGTGCTCGTGGAGGTTCACATTGGAGGACTAG
- a CDS encoding N-acetyltransferase, with amino-acid sequence MEEEEYTIEHTDQLVYVALPGGRKAYLKYRVEGNVMKLIQTYTPPEFRGRGIAAQLVKYSIDLARRNNWLIEPICSYAVYYFMKSPGERDVLVERFKRLSDDEWRQLLGGAP; translated from the coding sequence TTGGAGGAAGAGGAGTATACGATCGAGCACACTGATCAGCTAGTGTACGTAGCGTTGCCAGGTGGACGCAAGGCCTACTTGAAGTATCGAGTTGAGGGGAACGTTATGAAGCTGATCCAGACCTACACGCCACCAGAGTTTAGAGGTAGGGGTATTGCAGCTCAATTAGTCAAGTACTCCATCGATCTAGCTCGCAGGAACAACTGGCTAATTGAGCCAATATGCAGCTACGCTGTCTACTACTTCATGAAGAGCCCGGGTGAGAGGGATGTTTTGGTGGAGAGGTTTAAGAGGCTTAGCGATGACGAGTGGAGGCAATTGCTTGGAGGAGCGCCATAG